The following proteins are encoded in a genomic region of Pseudomonas saponiphila:
- a CDS encoding HAD-IA family hydrolase, with product MRYSKVLRFFLRFFKKIILLNFLAYIIRVARNSGGYSHLLRKIWYIYRVEGYRGILRRLPLKRSARGNAEQFFRYTSIAHELVGGDCSEVCPKGGIAVIVHAYYPELFESIVVALNDIPWPFDLYVSVTNDEARLQVCDMATRLERAAHVEVQVTPNRGRDIAPFLVTYAAAIRAHRYVLHIHTKKSLYSGRERTEWRDYLIKGLLGGERRIRQIFSLFEREPKLGIVYPDTFGDLPYWAHTWLQNRGIGLQLGARLNIDISHSQYIDAPLGSMFWARNDALYPLIDLCLGYNDFPEECGQSDGTLQHTIERFFVLAAQHAGYGFRVMLDAENNSTLFICPGRKNLAQYFAGSIRDRILAMAPFAQIVSFDIFDTLLVRPWLSPDHLFSFLEQMVAERFGIKDFAHLRKKAEHFALLKYDTADVNITQIYDALGDLIDDSISSEQILMLELEIESAILSPRDEVCDAARALAAQGKRMVLVSDMYLDESFLSRLLASHDLDIFEKIYVSNEFGARKDTGTMWQLLPAHENVSEKQWLHVGDNEHSDLQRPLDAGFMHPIHVMRAADQFLLFNEDAASWMLQEHWQEGLLLGLLANRLFLPNRAASPIGIDGESRRVEIRSLRDFGYLTIGPALTVFMAWLLGRARVDRVELLLYASREGHLLKQAHDLIFERLSPSDVALPAGAYFLCSRASAGLAAIQDNLSLELLLDAHFNGSFGELLSSRYCIENLAPFVARLGEEAMQRPIVLPLERPRAIKQLGQCLDLISAQSEIACERYRRYAHGLIANRRSALVDIGYSGTIQKALASVVEGIVGGYYFVTTDKARCVDSLGQFAKGCFGDFIDPFRSDVPLYQYSLLFEAVLTAPHGQLLGFDAAGAPRYKSPGLAQRHFTEIEEIHAGALEFLDDALRVVGPAFSHLGSCHRASQLPIRQVMECRWQLDFDLSPLHVEDDFSGNSEISIFEFYKRQRERT from the coding sequence ATGCGGTATTCAAAGGTCTTAAGGTTTTTTTTGCGGTTTTTTAAGAAAATAATACTGCTTAATTTCTTGGCTTATATTATTCGGGTGGCTCGTAATAGTGGCGGTTATTCTCATCTATTGCGAAAAATTTGGTATATATATCGCGTTGAGGGATACCGCGGAATTTTACGACGTTTACCGCTCAAACGTAGTGCTAGGGGCAATGCTGAGCAGTTTTTTCGCTACACCTCCATCGCTCACGAGTTGGTTGGCGGCGACTGTAGCGAAGTGTGCCCCAAGGGTGGTATTGCAGTAATAGTTCATGCCTATTATCCAGAGCTATTTGAATCCATAGTTGTTGCTCTCAATGATATTCCTTGGCCGTTTGATCTTTACGTTTCAGTAACAAATGACGAGGCGCGGCTGCAAGTATGTGATATGGCAACCAGGCTGGAGCGTGCTGCACACGTTGAAGTGCAGGTGACTCCAAACCGTGGACGCGACATCGCTCCCTTTCTAGTCACCTATGCAGCTGCGATTCGTGCACACCGTTACGTGCTGCATATTCACACAAAGAAGTCGCTGTATTCCGGTCGTGAGCGTACTGAGTGGCGAGACTATTTGATCAAAGGCCTACTAGGCGGCGAGAGGCGTATCCGCCAGATTTTTAGCTTATTCGAGAGAGAGCCAAAACTTGGTATTGTCTACCCGGATACTTTTGGGGACTTACCCTATTGGGCGCACACTTGGTTGCAGAATCGAGGAATTGGGCTTCAACTTGGTGCCCGTCTCAATATAGATATTTCTCACTCACAATATATTGATGCGCCGCTTGGGTCGATGTTTTGGGCGCGCAATGACGCTTTGTACCCGTTGATAGACTTGTGTCTTGGTTACAACGACTTTCCAGAAGAGTGCGGACAGTCCGACGGAACGCTGCAGCATACGATTGAGCGCTTTTTCGTGTTGGCTGCTCAACACGCCGGCTATGGTTTTCGTGTAATGCTTGATGCTGAGAATAACTCAACATTGTTTATTTGCCCGGGCCGTAAAAACCTTGCTCAATACTTCGCAGGAAGCATTCGCGATCGTATTCTAGCAATGGCGCCTTTCGCCCAGATTGTTTCTTTCGACATTTTTGACACCTTGCTAGTGCGTCCTTGGCTTTCCCCTGACCATCTATTCTCTTTCTTAGAGCAAATGGTGGCTGAACGTTTTGGTATTAAGGATTTCGCGCATCTCCGAAAAAAGGCCGAGCATTTTGCACTTCTTAAATACGATACCGCCGACGTCAATATTACACAAATCTACGACGCTCTCGGAGATCTCATTGACGATTCTATAAGTTCGGAGCAAATACTTATGCTCGAACTAGAAATCGAGTCAGCCATACTTAGCCCTCGCGACGAAGTTTGCGATGCGGCTCGAGCACTTGCCGCGCAGGGCAAGCGGATGGTGCTAGTCTCGGATATGTATCTTGACGAGAGTTTCTTGAGTCGATTGCTCGCCAGCCATGACCTGGATATTTTTGAAAAAATTTATGTATCGAACGAGTTTGGTGCGCGTAAAGATACCGGTACTATGTGGCAGCTGCTACCTGCGCACGAGAATGTATCCGAAAAGCAGTGGCTCCACGTAGGCGATAACGAACACTCAGATCTTCAGCGCCCTCTCGATGCCGGTTTTATGCACCCCATACATGTCATGCGTGCAGCAGATCAATTCCTGCTCTTCAACGAGGATGCAGCAAGCTGGATGTTGCAGGAGCATTGGCAGGAAGGGCTTCTATTGGGTTTGCTCGCCAACCGCCTGTTTTTGCCAAATCGCGCAGCTTCGCCAATAGGGATAGACGGTGAGAGTCGGCGAGTGGAAATTCGTAGCTTACGCGACTTTGGCTACCTTACAATTGGCCCTGCTTTGACGGTCTTTATGGCTTGGCTCCTCGGCCGCGCACGTGTCGATCGAGTTGAGCTGCTGCTTTATGCGAGTCGCGAAGGCCACCTCCTAAAGCAGGCCCACGATCTTATATTTGAACGTTTATCCCCCTCCGACGTAGCGCTCCCTGCAGGAGCCTATTTTCTCTGCTCGCGCGCCTCGGCCGGCCTTGCTGCGATTCAGGATAATCTTTCGCTGGAGCTTTTGCTTGATGCTCACTTCAACGGCTCCTTTGGGGAGCTACTGAGCAGTCGATACTGTATCGAGAATTTAGCACCGTTCGTAGCCCGCCTCGGAGAGGAAGCGATGCAGCGGCCAATTGTGCTGCCTTTGGAACGCCCGCGAGCCATAAAACAACTCGGTCAATGCCTAGATTTGATCTCCGCACAGTCCGAGATTGCATGTGAGCGTTATCGCCGGTACGCGCACGGTCTGATAGCCAACCGTCGTTCCGCGTTGGTGGATATTGGCTACAGTGGGACAATTCAGAAGGCGCTTGCTAGTGTTGTCGAGGGTATCGTGGGTGGTTACTACTTTGTCACGACCGACAAGGCTAGGTGCGTAGATAGTCTTGGTCAGTTCGCTAAAGGTTGCTTCGGCGACTTTATTGACCCCTTCCGTTCCGATGTTCCCTTATATCAATATTCGCTGTTATTTGAAGCAGTGCTAACGGCACCTCATGGCCAGCTTCTCGGTTTCGATGCCGCCGGCGCTCCGCGCTACAAGTCGCCTGGTTTAGCGCAACGTCATTTTACAGAGATCGAGGAGATTCATGCCGGCGCCCTTGAGTTTCTTGATGATGCGTTAAGGGTTGTTGGGCCGGCATTTTCACATCTTGGCTCATGCCATCGTGCAAGTCAGCTACCAATCCGCCAAGTGATGGAGTGCCGCTGGCAGCTGGATTTCGATCTAAGTCCGCTTCACGTCGAAGATGATTTTTCGGGCAACAGCGAAATCTCGATTTTTGAGTTCTACAAACGCCAGCGTGAACGCACGTAA